The Streptomyces vietnamensis genome contains a region encoding:
- a CDS encoding CpaF family protein has protein sequence MADTQQRPDSPAAHGPADIAGLLAGRIGPTRIPQPAAALTPAPVTPAPHHPATAAGPAAIPKLAGLPGQLPVGWEVIEALQAEVSAELSAHDPSRLLEEDDRRAQARSMVTKTVAQWATKYAHGNPALSADEEHAVGAAVFDAMFRGGRLQGLLDEQGVEDVMVDGLRAHIEYYDRPRRTIERVADSHEELIAWVNRMAGLSGHGERALTQATPMVGFRMPDGSRVTASLLTTRPSVVIRKHRIRQHGIDELVQWGSINPLIRAFLLACVQAKLNILVVGDMGAGKTSLLRALGREIPPGERIATLESDRELYLDEPGPADKPGPLTFAFEARQSNGEVRGGSAAGEVTIGDMFPTALRYNVNRVIVGEVRSTEVLPMLQAMSAGGSGSMCTLHVRRPHAIISRLVQLCTEAGMQTEAANHLIASAIDVVVYLTYLDETAIGGRKHRFVSHVYEVHDVVGEGGRPTTSEIFAPHGGEPRAVYRNMPSFLDVLERTGSFDRRWLTHSPETAWGPSLQLVGPR, from the coding sequence GTGGCTGACACCCAGCAGCGCCCCGACAGCCCGGCCGCGCACGGCCCCGCCGACATCGCCGGACTGCTCGCCGGCCGCATCGGCCCGACCCGGATCCCCCAGCCCGCAGCAGCACTCACGCCGGCCCCCGTCACGCCCGCTCCCCACCATCCGGCGACGGCCGCCGGCCCGGCCGCGATTCCGAAGCTGGCCGGGTTGCCCGGCCAGCTTCCGGTGGGCTGGGAGGTGATCGAGGCGCTGCAGGCCGAGGTGTCCGCCGAGCTGTCCGCACACGATCCCAGCCGCCTGCTGGAAGAGGACGACCGCCGGGCCCAGGCCCGCTCCATGGTGACGAAGACGGTCGCGCAGTGGGCCACGAAGTACGCGCACGGCAACCCCGCACTGTCGGCGGATGAAGAGCACGCCGTCGGAGCGGCGGTGTTCGACGCGATGTTCCGCGGCGGCCGCCTCCAGGGCCTCCTCGACGAGCAGGGCGTCGAGGACGTCATGGTCGACGGGCTCCGCGCCCACATCGAGTACTACGACCGGCCCCGCCGCACCATCGAACGGGTCGCCGACTCGCACGAGGAACTGATCGCCTGGGTCAACCGGATGGCCGGCCTGTCCGGACACGGCGAACGCGCCCTGACCCAGGCCACCCCCATGGTCGGCTTCCGCATGCCCGACGGCTCCCGCGTCACCGCGAGCCTGCTCACCACCCGCCCGTCGGTGGTGATCCGAAAGCACCGCATCCGCCAGCACGGCATCGACGAGCTCGTCCAGTGGGGCTCCATCAACCCCCTCATCAGGGCATTCCTTCTGGCCTGCGTCCAGGCCAAGCTCAACATTTTGGTCGTGGGCGACATGGGCGCCGGCAAAACCAGCCTGCTGCGCGCCCTCGGCCGGGAGATCCCGCCCGGGGAACGCATCGCCACCCTGGAGTCCGACCGCGAGCTCTACCTCGACGAGCCCGGGCCCGCGGACAAGCCGGGTCCACTGACGTTCGCGTTCGAGGCCCGCCAGTCCAACGGCGAGGTCCGCGGCGGCAGCGCCGCAGGCGAGGTCACCATCGGCGACATGTTCCCCACCGCCCTGCGCTACAACGTCAACCGGGTGATCGTCGGCGAAGTCCGCTCCACCGAGGTCCTGCCCATGCTCCAGGCCATGTCGGCGGGCGGCTCCGGCTCGATGTGCACCCTGCATGTCCGCCGCCCGCACGCGATCATCTCCCGCCTGGTGCAGCTGTGCACCGAGGCCGGCATGCAGACCGAAGCCGCGAACCACCTGATCGCCTCCGCGATCGACGTGGTCGTCTACCTCACCTACCTCGACGAGACCGCGATCGGCGGCCGCAAGCACCGATTCGTCAGCCACGTGTACGAGGTCCACGACGTCGTCGGCGAAGGCGGCCGCCCCACCACCAGCGAAATCTTCGCCCCCCACGGGGGCGAGCCCCGCGCCGTGTACCGCAACATGCCCTCGTTCCTGGACGTCCTGGAGCGCACCGGCTCCTTCGACCGCAGATGGCTGACCCACAGCCCCGAGACCGCCTGGGGCCCGTCTCTGCAGCTGGTGGGGCCACGGTGA
- a CDS encoding ATP/GTP-binding protein, whose translation MYLEDCLDNETGIHDVKNIFTTAPPGGGGPVIDPAVVAQQAVDKMRLRAPAIGITPKPGGKGVVGMPVYMWTDTGPETYGPNTASASIGPVSVTATARVSKIVWNMGDGHTVTCTTAGTPYKPEYGKSPSPDCGHRYDKPSSSTGSGTYHVTATSTWSIDWQVTGGAQAGQLTEVRTSSVDINVAEVQVLN comes from the coding sequence ATGTACCTCGAGGACTGCCTCGACAACGAGACCGGCATCCACGACGTGAAGAACATCTTCACCACGGCCCCGCCCGGCGGCGGCGGTCCGGTGATCGACCCCGCGGTCGTGGCACAGCAGGCAGTGGACAAGATGCGGCTGCGCGCGCCCGCGATCGGCATCACGCCGAAGCCGGGCGGCAAGGGCGTGGTCGGCATGCCCGTCTACATGTGGACCGACACCGGCCCCGAGACGTACGGCCCGAACACGGCCTCCGCGTCGATCGGCCCGGTGTCGGTGACGGCCACCGCCCGGGTGTCGAAGATCGTGTGGAACATGGGCGACGGCCACACCGTCACCTGCACGACGGCCGGTACGCCCTACAAGCCGGAGTACGGCAAGTCGCCTTCCCCGGACTGCGGCCACCGCTACGACAAGCCGTCCTCCAGCACCGGCTCCGGCACGTACCACGTCACCGCGACGTCGACCTGGTCGATCGACTGGCAGGTCACCGGTGGCGCTCAGGCCGGTCAGCTGACCGAGGTCCGCACCAGCTCCGTGGACATCAACGTCGCCGAGGTCCAGGTCCTCAACTAG
- a CDS encoding TadE/TadG family type IV pilus assembly protein, giving the protein MRRARRHNWREDRGSYSVETVILAPAIIALMLLMIAFGRVTDASGAVDGAARAAARAASLELEAGAAQAAGAAAANRSLTGEGIHCAASSVSVDTSGYGLDIGQEATVRATVTCTAPLGEIGLPGLPGSRTLRSSWTSPIDSYRSRP; this is encoded by the coding sequence GTGAGGCGGGCCCGACGCCACAACTGGCGCGAGGACCGGGGCAGCTACTCCGTCGAGACCGTCATCCTCGCCCCAGCCATCATCGCCCTCATGCTCCTCATGATCGCGTTCGGCAGGGTCACCGACGCCTCCGGCGCCGTGGACGGCGCCGCCCGCGCGGCCGCCCGCGCCGCCTCCCTCGAACTCGAAGCAGGCGCAGCGCAGGCCGCCGGGGCAGCGGCCGCGAACCGCAGCCTCACCGGCGAGGGAATCCACTGCGCCGCCTCCAGCGTCTCGGTCGACACCTCCGGGTACGGCCTCGACATCGGCCAGGAGGCCACCGTCAGGGCCACCGTCACCTGCACGGCCCCGCTCGGCGAGATCGGGCTGCCCGGACTTCCCGGATCCCGCACGCTCCGGTCGTCGTGGACCAGCCCGATCGACTCCTACAGGAGCCGCCCGTGA
- a CDS encoding SAF domain-containing protein, with protein MESPAAPPVPRPAGPRTELPITTAAPVKKQRRYAAAALSTVLAVAAALGAAAAVSAVGDRTKVLAIANDVPAGQPLTDADIVVAEVSADAALTPMPATDRALVVGKRPAVDLRKGSLLVAAQLQPGTGLGDDKQQVGVQVKRGQAPAGSLVPGDKVLAVTVPGQGEQPTGKDGAEAPPTSVKAVVVSVSRPDASGAVVVNLAVAPSDGPLLATRASSGRVALVRDVRSGS; from the coding sequence ATGGAATCCCCCGCCGCCCCGCCGGTGCCGCGTCCGGCCGGTCCGCGCACCGAACTCCCCATCACCACCGCGGCACCGGTGAAGAAGCAGCGCCGGTATGCCGCGGCCGCGCTGAGCACCGTGCTGGCCGTCGCGGCCGCCCTCGGCGCGGCCGCCGCCGTGTCCGCCGTCGGCGACCGTACGAAGGTGCTGGCCATCGCCAACGACGTCCCGGCCGGACAGCCGCTCACGGACGCCGACATCGTCGTCGCCGAGGTCTCCGCGGATGCGGCCCTGACCCCGATGCCCGCCACCGACCGCGCCCTGGTCGTGGGCAAGCGCCCCGCCGTCGACCTGCGCAAGGGCAGCCTGCTGGTCGCCGCCCAGCTCCAGCCCGGTACCGGCCTCGGCGACGACAAGCAGCAGGTCGGCGTCCAGGTCAAGCGCGGCCAGGCCCCCGCCGGCTCCCTCGTCCCCGGCGACAAGGTCCTCGCCGTCACGGTCCCCGGCCAGGGCGAGCAGCCGACCGGCAAGGACGGGGCTGAGGCCCCGCCCACGTCGGTCAAGGCGGTCGTGGTCTCCGTCAGCCGGCCCGACGCCTCCGGCGCCGTCGTCGTCAACCTCGCGGTCGCCCCCTCCGACGGACCGCTGCTGGCCACCCGCGCCTCGTCCGGCCGGGTGGCCCTGGTCCGCGACGTCCGGAGCGGATCGTGA
- a CDS encoding TadE/TadG family type IV pilus assembly protein, protein MTTALTCHITRLRHRIRHGRDRGSLSPFYALSAIGIIMLMGLLVDGGGALNATNRATGLAQEAARAAGQQLNVPAAVQGTDITVDPDAAVAAAQDYLAAQNASGNVTITDGGQRLEVTVHDTYNTLCAQFVGRSTISVSGTAHARLHTQAGG, encoded by the coding sequence GTGACCACCGCCCTCACCTGCCACATCACCCGCCTGCGGCACCGGATCCGCCACGGCCGCGACCGGGGCTCGCTGTCCCCGTTCTACGCGCTGAGCGCCATCGGCATCATCATGCTCATGGGACTGCTGGTCGACGGCGGCGGAGCCCTCAACGCCACCAACCGCGCAACCGGACTCGCACAGGAGGCCGCCCGCGCGGCCGGCCAACAGCTCAACGTCCCCGCCGCCGTCCAGGGCACCGACATCACGGTGGACCCAGACGCCGCCGTCGCCGCCGCCCAGGACTACCTCGCCGCCCAGAACGCCAGCGGCAACGTGACCATCACAGACGGCGGCCAGCGCCTCGAAGTCACCGTCCACGACACCTACAACACGCTGTGCGCACAGTTCGTAGGCAGGTCGACGATCAGCGTGTCCGGCACGGCACACGCCCGACTGCACACCCAAGCCGGAGGCTGA
- a CDS encoding TadE/TadG family type IV pilus assembly protein encodes MKDQASNRWQRLRARLRNEGDRGSGSVELAVLAVVVLFLVFAAIQTGMYFYARSVARSAATQGVEAGRQLGAGPGDGVAQAQELLTKYATVRGATVSADGSGPEQIRITVRGTVATLVPGLELDVVQSAQAPVERWVTAQ; translated from the coding sequence GTGAAAGACCAGGCCAGCAACCGGTGGCAGCGCCTCCGCGCACGCCTGCGGAACGAAGGCGACCGAGGCTCGGGCAGCGTCGAGCTGGCCGTCCTCGCTGTCGTCGTGCTGTTCCTGGTCTTCGCCGCGATCCAGACCGGCATGTACTTCTACGCCCGCTCCGTCGCCCGCTCCGCCGCCACCCAGGGAGTCGAAGCCGGACGCCAGCTCGGCGCCGGCCCCGGCGACGGCGTCGCCCAGGCCCAGGAACTCCTCACGAAGTACGCCACCGTCCGCGGGGCGACCGTCTCCGCCGACGGCAGCGGACCAGAACAGATCCGCATCACCGTCCGAGGCACCGTCGCCACCCTCGTCCCCGGCCTCGAACTCGACGTCGTCCAGAGCGCCCAGGCCCCCGTCGAACGCTGGGTCACAGCCCAGTGA
- a CDS encoding type II secretion system F family protein, which produces MNSSQLALVAALCALVTVLAALAAVREWRGRAVDPAKPASRRANRIQAAKAGLPEAWQRRWRTLVTTAGITVLVVWAWTGWPVHGVLAGAAVLGFPFLLNPGTAAEQRIERLEAIGQWLNGLAGIHTGGISLVQTIRASARNAPAPIAANVRALDERLRSGMDAKQAFALFADELGDGVVDHVALLFQSHAANMGPGLSTALEALAVTIHQQAADARDIESDRAKIRKSSRIVSIVICIVFVASMLNEAWSAWYQSPPGQLALAVLGGLFAWTLSWLRRAAATKPDPRLLNPLPQAEPATVTGAVR; this is translated from the coding sequence GTGAACTCGTCCCAGCTCGCCCTTGTTGCCGCGCTGTGCGCCCTCGTCACGGTCCTTGCTGCTCTGGCCGCCGTACGCGAGTGGCGCGGCCGCGCCGTGGACCCGGCGAAGCCCGCCTCCCGCCGCGCCAACCGGATCCAAGCGGCGAAGGCCGGCCTGCCCGAGGCATGGCAGCGCCGCTGGCGCACCCTGGTCACTACCGCCGGCATCACCGTCCTCGTGGTCTGGGCGTGGACGGGATGGCCCGTCCACGGTGTTCTCGCAGGCGCGGCGGTTCTCGGCTTCCCCTTCCTGCTCAACCCCGGGACGGCGGCCGAGCAGCGCATCGAGCGCCTGGAGGCGATCGGCCAGTGGCTCAACGGCCTGGCCGGCATCCACACCGGGGGTATCAGCCTCGTCCAGACCATCCGCGCCAGCGCCCGCAACGCCCCCGCACCCATCGCCGCCAACGTTCGTGCACTGGATGAGCGGCTGCGCTCCGGCATGGACGCGAAGCAGGCGTTCGCCCTGTTCGCGGACGAACTCGGCGACGGGGTCGTGGACCACGTCGCGCTGCTCTTCCAGTCGCACGCGGCGAACATGGGCCCCGGCCTGAGCACGGCACTGGAAGCGCTCGCGGTGACGATCCACCAGCAGGCCGCCGATGCCCGCGACATCGAGTCCGACCGCGCCAAGATCCGCAAGTCCAGCAGGATCGTGTCCATCGTGATCTGCATCGTCTTCGTCGCCTCCATGCTCAACGAGGCCTGGTCCGCCTGGTACCAGTCCCCGCCCGGGCAGCTGGCCCTCGCCGTCCTCGGCGGCCTCTTCGCCTGGACGCTGTCCTGGCTGCGCCGGGCCGCCGCCACCAAGCCGGACCCCCGCCTGCTCAACCCCCTGCCCCAGGCCGAGCCGGCCACCGTGACAGGAGCCGTCCGATGA
- a CDS encoding LysM peptidoglycan-binding domain-containing protein, whose amino-acid sequence MSTHLRLLRALLGLAVLAALIAGIPLVLLAIGHQPTDLAGGWDLLTQQDDGRLFFTVLTTIGWIAWAAFTFSALVETVAMLRGRKARRIKGLGGMQSFAGLLIGGLVLLAPTTASAATGPAVTATAVQTTGTSSMATAPAAAAEQDTWPTHTVTGDSELPWDLAEQYLGSGPRWKDIAALNPSIPQLAAGDQFLPKGAVIRLPADANIAQPATPATTPTQTAPETAPPAQQPEQAGPADTKPAPTQAEHVTVRPGDSLWTIADDHGNPEDWPKIFEANKGTPLPGGGTFDNPNLIVPGQKLTLPTATAPAPAPDTRPTPGTKTPPKPDTSKDTPTPTAPAPAPSKPSTPAPAASTPAPAASRPSTTPTTAAPTPAQDGQKADTTQQTQDADEALAPAAVWMGAGALAAALISTITTRRILQQRRRRPGRRIPMPTGSAAATEQGLRSAQHPTGFDLLDATLRTLALNLAEADRDLPVVTAVVLHENKVELHLDQDTAPMKPFSGTAGRTDLWTCTASNPDLADHDALQGADAPYPALVSLGWDGAGRLVLVDLEYIGVLHLDGDADHTRHVLQAIAVELASTPLPGHLEITALADTTPGLDDAAPERVARTSALADALADLASHTADQRRALAALGAPTLRTARLQEDAGGSWTPHILLAAELPEGTETEELFDLITAEPRVAGAVVTSSENASLAPDEGWTLHCTGPDETIVLPGSGLPIKLQGLTDSHFADAIELLTLSASTADVPARDEWLDDLLLDDPEEEPEEGDQQRLEQEDSAEDPGENSDDEGAPAPEPPADADEDGMPAEYADIEREELETAQGETTEPTQETEAAPLPASAPVPATTDPAAAAAGLTKETPNPAKAGSAAGNPIPAPLPAPGPASTTDGVEESYDTAPAVLLLGPVVIEGVAGRIDSNRRSAAVELVSYLVLNPGADHHAIDDALWPGRLVNKQMRNAVISRTRSWLGKNSDSEAYFPRVQDTSDSRYRLAAAVTCDWRSFQFHARIGLARHDEDGDLSLRRALALVRGRPFAAIDPQRYAWAEPVVQEMVSAIADVAYELSTRRREASDYTGALWAAHQGLLAAEENELLHRQVFLAHHGAGDVDALREAAARLARINEGLGGGVDMEAETAQLLSTLLPKPVILR is encoded by the coding sequence ATGAGCACCCACCTACGCCTGCTCCGCGCCCTGCTCGGCCTCGCCGTCCTGGCCGCACTCATCGCCGGCATCCCCCTCGTCCTGCTGGCCATCGGCCACCAGCCCACCGACCTCGCCGGCGGATGGGACCTGCTGACCCAGCAGGACGACGGCCGGCTGTTCTTCACGGTGCTCACGACCATCGGCTGGATCGCCTGGGCCGCCTTCACCTTCTCCGCCCTCGTCGAGACCGTCGCGATGCTCCGCGGCCGCAAGGCCCGGCGGATCAAGGGCCTCGGCGGGATGCAGTCCTTCGCCGGCCTCCTCATCGGCGGCCTCGTGCTGCTCGCCCCCACCACCGCCTCGGCCGCCACCGGCCCGGCCGTCACGGCGACCGCCGTACAGACCACGGGCACCAGCAGCATGGCGACCGCCCCCGCAGCCGCGGCGGAACAGGACACCTGGCCCACCCACACCGTCACCGGAGACTCCGAACTCCCCTGGGACCTGGCGGAGCAGTACCTCGGCAGCGGCCCGCGATGGAAGGACATCGCCGCCCTCAACCCCTCCATCCCCCAGCTCGCGGCCGGCGACCAGTTCCTCCCCAAGGGCGCCGTCATCCGCCTCCCCGCCGACGCCAACATCGCCCAACCCGCCACCCCGGCAACGACACCCACCCAGACCGCGCCCGAGACAGCCCCGCCCGCGCAGCAGCCCGAGCAGGCCGGCCCCGCGGACACGAAGCCCGCCCCGACCCAGGCCGAGCACGTCACCGTACGGCCCGGAGACAGCCTGTGGACCATCGCCGACGACCACGGCAACCCCGAGGACTGGCCGAAGATCTTCGAAGCCAACAAGGGCACCCCGCTGCCCGGCGGCGGAACCTTCGACAACCCCAACCTGATCGTCCCCGGCCAGAAACTCACCCTCCCCACAGCAACCGCCCCAGCCCCCGCTCCCGACACCCGTCCCACCCCGGGCACCAAGACACCACCGAAGCCGGACACGTCGAAAGACACCCCCACGCCGACGGCCCCCGCACCCGCCCCCTCGAAACCCTCCACACCCGCACCCGCCGCCTCCACCCCCGCGCCCGCCGCGTCCAGGCCGAGCACCACGCCCACCACCGCCGCTCCAACGCCCGCGCAGGACGGCCAGAAGGCGGACACAACCCAGCAGACACAGGACGCCGACGAAGCCCTGGCACCCGCTGCCGTCTGGATGGGCGCCGGCGCCCTGGCCGCCGCCCTCATCAGCACGATCACCACCCGCCGCATCCTCCAGCAGCGCCGCCGCCGGCCCGGCCGACGCATCCCCATGCCCACCGGCAGCGCCGCCGCCACCGAGCAGGGCCTGCGCTCCGCCCAGCACCCCACCGGCTTCGACCTCCTCGACGCGACCCTGCGCACCCTGGCCCTCAACCTCGCCGAAGCCGACCGCGACCTGCCCGTGGTCACCGCCGTCGTGCTCCACGAGAACAAGGTCGAACTCCACCTCGACCAGGACACCGCGCCGATGAAGCCCTTCTCGGGCACCGCTGGCCGCACCGACCTGTGGACCTGCACCGCCTCCAACCCCGACCTCGCCGACCACGACGCCCTCCAGGGCGCCGATGCCCCCTACCCGGCCCTGGTCTCCCTGGGCTGGGACGGCGCCGGCCGCCTGGTCCTCGTCGACCTGGAGTACATCGGCGTCCTTCACCTGGACGGCGACGCCGACCACACCCGCCACGTCCTGCAGGCCATCGCGGTCGAGCTCGCCAGCACCCCCCTGCCCGGCCACCTGGAAATCACCGCGCTGGCCGACACCACCCCCGGCCTGGACGACGCAGCACCCGAACGCGTCGCCCGCACCAGCGCGCTCGCCGACGCGCTCGCCGACCTGGCCAGCCACACGGCCGACCAGCGCCGCGCCCTGGCCGCGCTCGGCGCACCCACCCTCCGCACGGCCCGCCTGCAGGAGGACGCCGGCGGTTCGTGGACCCCCCACATCCTCCTCGCGGCCGAACTGCCCGAAGGGACCGAGACCGAGGAACTGTTCGACCTGATCACGGCCGAGCCGCGGGTGGCCGGCGCGGTGGTGACATCGAGCGAGAACGCCAGCCTGGCCCCGGACGAGGGCTGGACACTCCACTGCACGGGACCGGACGAGACCATCGTCCTGCCCGGCTCCGGCCTGCCCATCAAGCTCCAGGGCCTGACCGACTCCCACTTCGCCGACGCGATCGAGCTGCTCACCCTGTCCGCCAGCACCGCCGACGTACCCGCCCGCGACGAGTGGCTGGACGACCTCCTTCTTGACGACCCCGAAGAGGAGCCGGAAGAGGGAGACCAGCAGAGGCTGGAGCAGGAGGACTCCGCGGAGGACCCGGGGGAGAACAGCGACGACGAAGGAGCACCCGCCCCGGAGCCGCCTGCTGATGCCGACGAGGACGGCATGCCCGCCGAGTACGCCGACATCGAGCGGGAGGAGCTGGAAACCGCACAGGGCGAGACCACCGAGCCCACCCAGGAGACCGAAGCGGCACCCCTGCCTGCGAGTGCCCCGGTCCCGGCCACGACCGACCCGGCGGCGGCCGCCGCAGGACTGACGAAGGAAACCCCGAACCCCGCCAAGGCAGGCTCTGCGGCTGGCAACCCGATCCCGGCTCCCCTCCCGGCTCCCGGCCCGGCCTCGACTACCGACGGCGTCGAGGAGTCGTACGACACTGCCCCCGCGGTCCTCCTGCTGGGACCGGTGGTCATCGAGGGCGTAGCAGGCCGGATCGACTCCAACCGCCGGAGCGCAGCCGTCGAGCTCGTCTCCTACCTCGTGCTCAACCCCGGCGCCGACCACCACGCCATCGACGACGCGCTCTGGCCGGGCCGCCTGGTCAACAAGCAGATGCGCAACGCCGTCATCTCCCGCACCCGGTCCTGGCTCGGGAAGAACAGCGACAGCGAGGCCTACTTCCCGCGGGTCCAGGACACCAGCGACAGCCGCTACCGTCTCGCTGCGGCCGTCACCTGCGACTGGCGGTCCTTCCAGTTCCACGCACGCATCGGTCTGGCCCGCCACGACGAAGACGGGGACCTCTCCCTGCGCCGGGCCCTCGCACTCGTCCGCGGCCGCCCCTTCGCCGCGATCGACCCTCAGCGCTACGCCTGGGCCGAGCCGGTCGTCCAGGAGATGGTCTCGGCCATTGCCGACGTCGCCTACGAGCTGTCCACCCGTCGCCGGGAAGCCTCCGACTACACCGGCGCGCTCTGGGCCGCGCACCAGGGCCTTCTCGCCGCCGAGGAGAACGAACTCCTTCACCGACAGGTCTTCCTCGCCCACCACGGCGCCGGAGACGTGGACGCCCTGCGCGAAGCCGCCGCCCGGCTGGCCCGCATCAATGAAGGCCTTGGCGGGGGAGTGGACATGGAAGCGGAGACAGCACAGCTGCTGAGCACACTGCTGCCGAAGCCGGTCATCCTGCGCTGA
- a CDS encoding type II secretion system F family protein: MIPMEAVLPAAAAGAFAGLAIRALWPARPDLASVLDRLDADHIARQPKTTATTTGSLPEKVGTRLLGAFGERITLPVRDLNLLRISPAEHLGKRALFALYGLVLPQLAGELLAMLGVTLPFVMPAAAGLGLGALFWLWPGQEVRKEAAAARLVVRHAAASYLDRVALARIANSGAAQALTDTADVGDGWIFERMRQAFYEADLAGVTVWDALKQLGEDLDIPELTRPADTLALAGDGAAVYTTLQAQARQLRVAILADAKAQANEASTSMVLPVTFAVLLMLVFVVLPPVVSMFNG; this comes from the coding sequence ATGATCCCCATGGAAGCGGTCCTGCCCGCCGCGGCCGCCGGAGCCTTCGCCGGCCTGGCCATCCGCGCCCTGTGGCCGGCACGACCCGACCTCGCCTCCGTCCTCGACCGGCTCGACGCCGACCACATCGCCCGCCAGCCCAAAACCACCGCCACCACCACCGGATCCCTGCCCGAGAAGGTCGGCACCCGCCTCCTCGGCGCCTTCGGCGAGCGGATCACCCTGCCCGTCCGGGACCTGAACCTGCTGCGGATCAGCCCGGCCGAACACCTCGGCAAGAGAGCCCTCTTCGCCCTCTACGGGCTGGTCCTGCCCCAGCTGGCCGGCGAGCTCCTGGCAATGCTGGGGGTCACCCTGCCGTTCGTGATGCCCGCCGCCGCCGGCCTCGGCCTGGGCGCCCTGTTCTGGCTCTGGCCCGGACAGGAAGTCCGCAAAGAGGCCGCAGCAGCCCGCCTCGTCGTCCGGCACGCCGCCGCCTCCTACCTCGACCGCGTCGCCCTGGCCCGCATCGCCAACAGCGGCGCCGCCCAGGCCCTGACCGACACCGCCGACGTGGGCGACGGCTGGATCTTCGAACGGATGCGGCAGGCGTTCTACGAGGCCGACCTCGCCGGCGTCACCGTCTGGGACGCCCTCAAGCAACTCGGCGAGGACCTCGACATCCCCGAACTCACCCGCCCCGCCGACACCCTCGCCCTCGCGGGCGACGGCGCCGCCGTCTACACCACCCTCCAGGCCCAGGCCCGCCAACTGCGCGTCGCGATCCTCGCCGACGCCAAGGCCCAGGCCAACGAAGCGAGCACGTCGATGGTGCTGCCGGTGACCTTCGCCGTGCTGCTCATGCTCGTCTTCGTCGTGCTGCCGCCCGTCGTCAGCATGTTCAACGGCTAG